A stretch of DNA from Pyxicephalus adspersus chromosome 5, UCB_Pads_2.0, whole genome shotgun sequence:
ACAATGGAGATGCGGGTGAGATGAGCTATGTAccatacacataaatattttaagtacTCTGCCATGCCAGCTTGTAAAAAAAgtccaatatttttatatatatatatatatatatatatatatatatatatacacacacaccattGTTTATAAACACAGCAATACCTTTAGTCACTCTGTCTTTCAATAAAGCCTTGGACAGGGAGGGAGAGTGACAAGTAACTGCGTGATCTACTTTacttgtgtgtgtaaatttcaCTATATTGAGCCACTGAACTCATCAGCACAAACTTTATTCCAAAAGGTGATAACAACCATTCATGCCAACAGAACTAATAACAGAGGATGTCACCAACTTTAGCAAGTCCACCTGCTATGCAAAACAAATCCAATCATCCCTATTTTACAGACACATAAATGTCCTGCACAATGGAGGGACATGGCAATCACTGTACTTTGCTATACAGAAACATAATTAAAGTGAAATTGAAGTTTTAAGGTTGGTGTGCATGTTTTTTcagttaaagtaaaaaagtacaaaaaatagcTTTTGCTGTATTACTTACCACTGAGCATGAGCTGCTCCCTGTAGTACATCTATTTTAGCCATTAGTCCTGAGTCTAAAAGATGGCCAACATCATTTAacccaggagtgtcaaactcaaatacacactgggccaaaatgaaaaatttggacaaagtcgcggccaaccttgatatttattgacaATTGAGAAGGGTCGCTAATGATCGTCAACAGAGGAGGGGACGTTTGTGGGTCGTGACTGAtgcaccagcagagcattctgggatttgtagtattagcggtgcatgcactgtctacgggcaggccagctctagtagacatttggtattttctcgtggGACAAATTTAAATTCTGTgcaggcctgagtttgacacccctgaattaacaaatcttttttgtttgttttttggctgGATTGGGAAAGAGCTACTATTTCTATCTTTCTTTTCTCACACTCCCTGCCCCTGTAACACCCATTTTATAACTGTGGGAATAAACAGAACAGGAAGATGcagtctcaaaaaaaaaagtatagaagaTCTTGCCGTTTCTGGTGCAACTAACAATGTGATTTTGTCTGATCCCCCTGTGACTTCCTGTCCAGAaaggaagtgaatggaaatctcccAAAAGGAGAATAGATGGAAAAAGAAACTTGACAGGGGCCCAAATTATTCTCTGCTCTCTCCAAAACAAGTTTGGATGGggctatattatatatttaggtgATAGATTTTTACTTGCACAGCATTTGTGAATGTCAGGCTGAAGGAAAGCATGAAAACATTAATGGATCTGGAACTATGTTTGGATGCTAAGGACCTGATGTAGAAGACAGTCAGCTATCAGGATTTTTTTGGCAGGATTACCaggcatttttttccttgtacTTTAACAACAAAAATGTCGATACAGCAGTTGTTCTGGAACACAGTGTGTTGGTACAATAATGGGAAGTGGGCACAGACAGGTTGTGGCTCTCCTGAATTCCAGCTTTCCAGTTGAGGAAGGGTGGGCAGAGAAAATGATTCTGTAAAGTTTAGGAAATAATTGCATACCAGCAGTCCTCCCATTTTCAACAACTGAGACAAAACTGATCATTAGGTATGTTTATAGATTAAacagttctgctttatataaatctaaaatttaattcaggtgtaaaaaggaaaaagcaagatGCTATtgtatattcctatatatttataaaaaaaagtcatgagaACACTGAGGACACAAAGAATTgaagatataataaaaacatcataaTATTAACCCAAAGGTTGGTGTAATAATTTGGTGATAAGATTACACTGTCTCACATCTGGTGCCAGTGtactaaacagaagaaaaagcaCCCTAAAATGCAACAAATACCCAACATCACAGTAAAAAAGCAGCATGCCGAGCACCACACCAGCCTGGCATAATATAATATGTTACTAGCTATTTAGAGAACAGGTGTGCAGTGCTTCTAAGAAAGAATCCCCATGTACAATACACAGAAACCTGATTCACCAGAGATGCTATAATGAACCCTAACCACATTTAAGTCTGCAGATGGTGCTGGAACCCAGTGTAAATGGCTCATTGTGgtaatttttggaaataaaatgggATAGCAGTGGTAATAGGAATATAATTACTGCACAGGTGGAAATTAAAGTTGCTAAGGTACAAATataccacctcctagattgtaagctcttcggggcagggttctctcctcatcctgtgtcactatctgtcatttgcaacccctatttaatgtacagcgatccgttatatgttggcgctatttaaatcctgtttaataataataattacatacaaaatatactaaTAAACAGCAGTCCGCAACTATTTTTGCACCATACAGCTATTTTCATCTTTAGTCACTAGTTAACAGACGTTTCTTTTCCTGTCTGTGATGTCAAAGGATTTTTCCTTACTACCTGTACTGTGTACTAATCCAACGGGTTTGGCCACACAAAGAATCAAGCAAATCTCACTGTTTACAACACTTCTGAATTGTGCAGAGACCAGTACACTCAAATGTTCAAGTTGCATGCAAAATGATTGAATTTTTTACCCGAATTAGATCTAAAAGAATGAGATCATTTTAGACACAatcaatagtaaataaatattttgcagatcTTGTGATAACAGTTGGGAAAGGGTCCTTTTCTATTCTGGAAAGACTGTACCCTTGTCCACAAAGCAATGTACTAATGAAGGGTTTAAGTTTGGAGTTTGGAATGGAGAATCGTATCTGACCTGCCCAAATCTGATCAAAACAACCACAACACCTCCAGGATAAACTGGAATGCAGATTGCAAgccagttttgttttgttaaacaaCAAAAGAAGGTAAATCCACACTTTCAGGCAGTGGGCAGCTTGATGGAAAGTTAGGTGGGTGCAGGAGAGGCCATTGGACAGCCTATGCCATGTAGCTTTAGTGCAGAGAACAGCCAGCTGCTATTACAACTGCAATGACACGTTATGGGTTAGGAGACAATGACAAGACCCCTTAAAACTGAGCTTCAGTAAAATCAGTCAATACACGGTTCAAAAGCATACATAAGCACACACTTTAGACAAGTTATATAATGGTTACCCCCTTAAACAATCTCCCCAATCTTCTCAAAAGCaataatagagttttttttatacatcctcTTAAACTAATATTAATTTTCTATATTGATCtttgtgtttaaaaacaaatcctCCTCAGATAGAACCAACTACTCCATTTATAGGTTTCTGGAGATACCTTGACCACTGATATACGTGGTTGGTACTTCTTACTGGTGATACTCATAGATTCTCCTGATCATTTAGAGCCAACAACAAACAATGGAGCAGAGGACGAGCCTACCAGAAAGACTGGGGAATATAGAAAGATTGTGCAGATAGCGGAAAACAACTGGGTACCATAGTTCAAAAAGTTTTTACCACTATACATATTCAACTCTTTTTGTGTGTAACAGGAAACAAGGAGCATTTCTTATTACCTGATTTCCATTTGCTTGGATGCTCTTCTGTTGTGGTTCTGAAACTGTCGCAGCAGAAGTGGTGGCGTAAGTATATGTCACTTGGGGAATCAAAATAGTCCGCTTGTTGGCAGCCAGTGCTCTAAGACAGGGAACACTATTCTGATCTGTAATGGCAACAATTGTAGGTAACTGGGCAGTGACTGTGGGAATAGCAATGTTTATCGGATTGGCACTTGGGTTTAAAATTAGAGCTGGCTCTGATTTTGGGACACTGTCCACTTGCATTGGCTCTTTTTTAACACAAGACAAGTTCAAGGGTTCTTCTTGAACAGAATAAACACTGCTCTGGTAAACACTAGTAATGGAAGGTCGCTCCAACCCATTTCCAAGCTGCTTTGGTAAAGATAAATCGAGAGGTTCCATTTGCTGCTCTTGGTCACCTTGTACCTCGTCAGATTTTGTTGCACCATCTGAGTTTTTCACCGAAGACAGATTTAGCGGAGAGGGGGCGGTTGTGCCACTCTCTGAACCATTTGCAGCCAATGGTTGGGAGGGCCCATCTTTTGGGGGGGTTTGCAAATCATTCTCATCATTCTGAACATTGCTGTCTTCTTGCAATTCAGTATTCTTCTCTGGTAAGATCCCATCTAGATCAGCTTTTGGTGAAGATGACCTAGAGGACGTAAGAGAAATTTCTCcactttgcattttttcaaaccatttttttacCACATCAAGTGGTAGGTTTACTGAATCTGCAATTTTAGAAAGTTCTTCAGCACTTGGCTGTGCGTTTAGGGCATAGTACGCTTTTAGAAGCGATAGGAGGTTTTTTAATGGTGGTTGACTAGGCGTAAGGTTTCCATCAGTGGTTTCCACTAATGAGGATTCAGACTTTATGGTTTCTGCCTTGCTATTTTCAGGAAGTGGAGTACTGCTTTTCAGATCATAGTGCTTAGGTTCTTGAAGTGCATTGGAATCTGTTGGCTGATCTTCAGAAAGCATGCAAGTGCTCTCCTCTGTAAACTTTGTATCCTTCTCGGTTTTAATAGTTAGATCTTCTGGTAATTTTTCAGTCTTGCAGACTTCTGCAGggacttctttttttaaattttgtggaACAACTGGAAGCTGGTTTGGCTGCTCTAAGCTGTAATTGATGATTATTTTGGTTGTCCCATCTTGATCAACCAACGGAAGACTAATAGCTGAAATGACAGAATGACTTGCTTGCTGTATGGTTGCAGAAGTAATAGTTCCTTGTTCTTTGGATGCAAGATTGGCATGGTTATTTTCTAATACTTGTCTGATTACATTCCCATCAACAGCCACCTTAAGAACATTTTGAATGTCACTAAGGTTAATACTAATAGGTGATACCAGGCCCATAGTTGGTAGAACAACAGCTTGTACTACACCCTGAGGAGAACTGGTTGCCTGGAGAGGGTTACCACTACTAAACACCCCGTTTGGCAAAGGGGCAGAACAGTTGATTCCTGACGCAACCACAATGGGCTTAATTTCATAATCCACAGGTTCCGTTTTAATTTGGTTTACTGGAAGTTGCTCCTGTAAAGGCTTGTTTTCGATCTTTTGTCGAATTGGTGGCCGTACTGGACTGCCAGGGGAAGcagaaagggaaggggaggagCACTGAGGGGTCTTCAAACCGGAACGAGCACGTCCATTGACTGGAATtacaccaatacattttttactgcttATGTGGGAACTGTAGGAACCAGAATGTGAAAATCTCTTCTTGCAGTTTGGGCATTCATATGGCTTCTCtcctgaaataaaacacaaaaagcctCTATGTTAACGTGATGAAGTAAGTTAAAAGTGTTCAGTCATGTCCAGTTGGGAGAAACTTCATTGGTACATgatttggaaaatgaaaattGTGATGAAATAACCCTTGCATTCTGGGTGTGGAATAGCATCCAACTATCTTCCCTAACTCCCACTTAATAGCACTGATTGGACAAAATAGGAGGTTGAGGCAGAAAAGAGTCAGAAGGTTTGTGTTTGCTCCAAACTGCAAATTGTGCAAAGCTCCTGGTCACCAAACAGAAtgaagatggagaaaaaaaaagaaaggtgctaCTGACAGTTGTGGAGCTGGCAATAAATACTACTTTACACTACACAGGCAAAGCACAGATTCCCTTCAATATCTtccttataaataaagaataggcAGCATGAAAATACCTTATTTtttcaacattattattatcctcCAAAATTAAAGTTGTATAGCTATgttcaaattttaaaatgcaatagcATACGTCAAGTATCAAATATCTCTAGGTAGCATGGATGAAAGGGTTCTGTCAAAAGACTTACCACTGTGAATCCGTAAATGTTCCTTTAGATGATGTTTGTATTTGAAAGCTTTTCCACATTCAGTGCATTTAAATTTTCTGTTTCCTCCAGACTGTGTTACATGCCTCTGCAAGATAGGAAAATGTATCACTAGATCGTAAAANNNNNNNNNNNNNNNNNNNNNNNNNNNNNNNNNNNNNNNNNNNNNNNNNNNNNNNNNNNNNNNNNNNNNNNNNNNNNNNNNNNNNNNNNNNNNNNNNNNNNNNNNNNNNNNNNNNNNNNNNNNNNNNNNNNNNNNNNNNNNNNNNNNNNNNNNNNNNNNNNNNNNNNNNNNNNNNNNNNNNNNNNNNNNNNNNNNNNNNNNNNNNNNNNNNNNNNNNNNNNNNNNNNNNNNNNNNNNNNNNNNNNNNNNNNNNNNNNNNNNNNNNNNNNNNNNNNNNNNNNNNNNNNNNNNNNNNNNNNNNNNNNNNNNNNNNNNNNNNNNNNNNNNNNNNNNNNNNNNNNNNNNNNNNNNNNNNNNNNNNNNNNNNNNNNNNNNNNNNNNNNNNNNNNNNNNNNNNNNNNNNNNNNNNNNNNNNNNNNNNNNNNNNNNNNNNNNNNNNNNNNNNNNNNNNNNNNNNNNNNNNNNNNNNNNNNNNNNNNNNNNNNNNNNNNNNNNNNNNNNNNNNNNNNNNNNNNNNNNNNNNNNNNNNNNNNNNNNNNNNNNNNNNNNNNNNNNNNNNNNNNNNNNNNNNNNNNNNNNNNNNNNNNNNNNNNNNNNNNNNNNNNNNNNNNNNNNNNNNNNNNNNNNNNNNNNNNNNNNNNNNNNNNNNNNNNNNNNNNNNNNNNNNNNNNNNNNNNNNNNNNNNNNNNNNNNNNNNNNNNNNNNNNNNNNNNNNNNNNNNNNNNNNNNNNNNNNNNNNNNNNNNNNNNNNNNNNNNNNNNNNNNNNNNNNNNNNNNNNNNNNNNNNNNNNNNNNNNNNNNNNNNNNNNNNNNNNNNNNNNNNNNNNNNNNNNNNNNNNNNNNNNNNNNNNNNNNNNNNNNNNNNNNNNNNNNNNNNNNNNNNNNNNNNNNNNNNNNNNNNNNNNNNNNNNNNNNNNNNNNNNNNNNNNNNNNNNNNNNNNNNNNNNNNNNNNNNNNNNNNNNNNNNNNNNNNNNNNNNNNNNNNNNNNNNNNNNNNNNNNNNNNNNNNNNNNNNNNNNNNNNNNNNNNNNNNNNNNNNNNNNNNNNNNNNNNNNNNNNNNNNNNNNNNNNNNNNNNNNNNNNNNNNNNNNNNNNNNNNNNNNNNNNNNNNNNNNNNNNNNNNNNNNNNNNNNNNNNNNNNNNNNNNNNNNNNNNNNNNNNNNNNNNNNNNNNNNNNNNNNNNNNNNNNNNNNNNNNNNNNNNNNNNNgaataggaaaacgacgctggaatccttacctatatggtcccgctggatgtgcacagcgggaccatggaggtaaggatgtgacaaaattacggggttaaccatcctagccatttttttttgcccgaccttcgtacgggcataccggctaggtggttaaaaacaAGGAGCTCCTAATGCAGAATGTAGGCAATGTCAGTGAGTTTAATTTCCAGGTATCAGGtggtttgcatttaaaaagttaaatctaTGTCTTGTTCCACAAAGTTCCAAAGAACAGAAACCTTTGTTCAAACTACGGTATTTATGCTCAGAACAAGAAGTAGAAgtccttctgcaacacaaaaaaacaaaccatcatTCAACCTGTAGCTACAAGCATTGTGgagaaagcaaaaagtaaaactttctaacaaaaaaaattgcatatgctTCTATATGAGATTAGTagaacagaaattattttaaatgttttaaaaacaatgcatgtactatgttgtattgtatttagtttatcttgctgtaattttttttgtaaagaaaacaattattattattattaaacaggatttatatagcgccaacatattacgcagcgctgtacaataaagaaaacaatgaacTTCATGTCCTTTTATACATAATCTCTGAATTATTATCATTTCATGCTGTTAGGCTAAAGGggcactttaaaataaagaattaaaatgtttaaacaacaAGTATGCTCTGAATCTGACAACCTTTAGAATCATGTAGACATGAGCTAGCTCCATTAGCTGAGCTAAGGAGTAGAAGTGGCTGTAACCTTGGGAGCTTTAACAGTAAAGGGGTGCAAAAAGGGCAGAACCTTCAGTCTACACCGCTAAAgtagtgtatgtgtgtatatatatttataaatatacatatacatatatatatatatttattattaaacagccaacatattatgcagtactgtacattaaataggggttgcaaatgacagacagatacagaaagacacaggaggagaggaccctgcccaggacagcttgcaatctaagaggtggaggaagcatgaagcatatatatatatgttaggaaTTGGAAGGTTTGCTACATAGGTTGTGCTTCAGGGCAGCTCCTGTAGAAACAAAGAataaacaggaagtaagggatGTGCGGCGGTGTGGTCCAAGCCTTGCTGACACTTACTTGATCTTTTCCTGACTTGTGTGATGTCATGTGACGGTCCAACTGGGTTCTGTAGGCAAATGTGTAGCTGCACATAGAACAGCTAAAGTTGTCTTCATTCTTTTCATGCCGGTATTTGATGTGTTCCTTTAAGGAAGTGTAACGTTTGTATCCCCTGTCACAATATGGACACGTCAGGAGTTGGGAGAACGCATCTGGAGTTCCTGCAAAAAGACATCACACTATGACAATGCTGCAAATGGCAAGACATAAAATTCAGTGAAAGAGCCTTCACTTTATGCGCCGCAGTAAAATTCATAggcaataatatacaatattcagAGGATACATTACCTAATCCACAATTCTATGAAGGTCTTGGTCCTCTTTTTAGCCTTTGAAACAATTGGTTATTATTTTAGAGGTTTGATAGACTGTTCGAATAAAATACTTGATGTATACACAGTGGTATTGCATAGGAAGAGAGGAAGCAACTCCATCCCGGTCTGTTAAGTTAATATGTATACTGCATATGTTGATCTATTGGGACTGAACAGTTTTGGTTTATGGAAATAATAGGTCATTGGTACAAAGTCTACCTAACTATTATAATTCTGTTGACTGGGCATTAAGTGGCTACTGCAAAAATGCCTAACTGATTATAATGTCGCTTATACACAAGGAATAAATTAGTTTGCTGCCAATTAATGAGTTTAATAATGCCAAGATAAATAGGAGTTGCTTTTTTGCTCCACATAACTCTCATCTTCTTACAGCTAAAGGGGCAAAACAATAAATCTTACATACTTAGAAATACAATATGCCCATCAGCAGCTTCATTgtaagtatataaagtatatctaaTTGACAGCAACATGTATCTGTCTATGACCAGGATGGTTAAGATTCAGTTTGACAAGATCCAGTTTATTGGAATGAAGTTTGTTACCCAATTCCAATATTATGGAAGTTATAAAAACTAAGTGATTCTATAAATCTGAAGATCTGTTACTTGTTGCTACCAATGAAGCCTTACGTCTTTATGTACTGACATGGAAGTCGCTTATGGCATATTGTATTAAGCATACACTCTCTCATGATGAAGTAGTATAAATTATGAAATTGAGACCACACAACTCACCCTTCTGCCTACTCAAACCATGCAATCTGTTTTACTAGACAACATTTATATCTTTGTTATACTGCAAAGAAGGCAAACGAATTTTGAGACTCGCTCATAAATatgctgattctttttttttgtatcttattACTATGTGGGAATATGGAAGAGTATTTTaatggttttaatgtttgattttatCCTCATATTTGGTACCATGTGAATGTAGCTTGAACATAAATTTGAATTGGTTGCTATGGCCTGCTTAACTTTGCTGTATATAATCAACAGTGATCTTTGTCCATTTACGGGATGATCTCAGCTGCATAGCAATTGGCATATAATAAATGCGCTGTCTTTCTGAATTTTTAAGCGCAGGTCATAGTTTGAGAgtctacagagaaaaaaaaactttaattttcccTGTCTGCAGACATAAAAGATGGTGTACAATTTTCCTGAGTCCGACGTCTGTAGAAGTCACACATTTATATTGCAAATTTGACCTCTGGAATAGAGAGTGACTTGAGATATGATAACAGAGGTAAAGGTGTTATATCTCTTCTTCATAGTAATCTCTCCCTCCTCATACACTGATCATAATTCAGTGTATTTTTATCACCATTTATTGTTTGCTACTAGACACAATTTACAACAGACAGTACCTGTGTGGCACTATTATTGTCTGtaacaattctttattttcatgtCAGCTGAATGTTCAATACATAGCTATCTTCACCTGGAGAGCACTAATTAACACAAATCAGTGCTGTTGCAATGCAGACTTTCTTTGTGTGAGTGGAGTCTTCCGTAGAAGTGTAAATGGGCTACAAGCAAAGAAGCCCCAACAGAGTCTCCTATGTTagtaattattaaatgtaaaccACTTCTGCATAAAAGTGTGTATTTTCTAAGTAAAAATGGAGGCTGCTATGGATGACTTCCTTCTATTTCCAATAATTAGGCTAGTTAGTGCTGGGAAAACACCCTCTAAATCTAAATGCCCTTTATAAACACCTAAAGCAATTGGCACCCCTGATGCTTCAGCTCTGGGTGTTCTCTCTTCCTTGCTTGGGTGTCCACATCACTGTCCGTGTAACAAGGACAGCCAATTGTCTGTCTAGTGGTTAAGTATTCTCTCAATTCAGAAAAGAAGTGATGTTAGAGCAAAAGGACTATATGGTATGAACAAATGGGCCTTACTGGATCACTGGTAGTCTGCAAGGGGTAAGGCACTGTCAAGCAACCCGGATGGTGGATTAGGTGAGCAAAGGGGACACAAAGTAAAGGACACCCACAGATGGACTTTCCTTTCTGTCCATGAGATGAAATAGGacataggaaaaaatacaaaatttatacaaaatcAAGGACATTTGCTTCATAGAAAGTTGTCTCTGCTCACATTTAAAGATATTCCCTTACCTTTTGTTTGGGTGTCAGTTTTAAATTGTTGGCTTTTCCCAAAAGGGACCacaatgaaaacttttttatagGTTATAATCTCTTTCTCTACCAAACAAActcattttcaaagaaaattttacagagtataaaaaagaaaaggttgtgATTGCATACTTCTATTTTTTCCATCAACATTCCAGGtcaaagtactgaagccagatTCAGCTGGGAAACTAGCAATTTAAGAAAGAAATAACTGATGGTAGGTCAATCATTTTGTTTAGGAAAGGCCCCTATGTTCTTTATAGTAAATGAAAACCAGCCAGGCACAGCTTGGTAAGATTCTGTACATTGCTGTATGATACAGCTGTCAACTGATCACTTAaatatggaaaggattttttcagATGTTTCTGATAAGAGGCAAAAATGCCTCCAGTTGTTTCCCAGCTCTGTTCCATTTCCCTGCTTAGAAAAGTCATTTGCAGTGCTGTGTTTTATATAGTTACCATTTTCATCATGGCCGCTGGCCTCCGGCGTGCCTTGCCTCTGGTCATCCTCAGGAGCTTCTGGGTAGATGACAGCCGTGTCGCTTTGCTGAAGGAACTCTTCCACGTTTGGATCATGGTTTTGCTCATTTTCAACATCTGAATCACATTCTTCatcattcactttaaaaataatgaagaataatttgGATTAGTGGTTTTCTGTTATAAGAATTTCCaggtgcaaaaaaattaaaatacaactatacaaatatactagctatacatataaataaaacatgaaatatattcttttattttccattacagTTGGTAATATTAGTATCACTCAAGCAACAAAGCTACTGTACACTGTCAGGTCACACTTTTTAGATGAAGTTATGTGTCTATATGATGACATATTCGTGAAATCATATTCCTGAATTCCTTTTTTCATACTTTATGAAACAGTGGGGTATGGTTAAATTGGAAATTACCCATCACCTATTATTCATGTGACACATagacaaaatataacaaataaaatactaGCTGAGACCAGAATTGAGATAGCAATACAAGTACTCCAAGTTCCTAACTATTGTGCTCTTCATAAGCCTCTATCTACTGTAGAAAGATTTCGCATGACTTTTAGATCCTTTTGACCTCCTGTAACTAAAGCAAGAAACAAGGGGACATCTCTTCATTGGCTGGAGTTGGGATTTAAAAAAGGCTAGGGAATGAAAGATGGAAAGTTAATAAGAAATATACCCTGGGggaaaattccactttaagaaaccAGGAAACGTGTGCTACAATTACCACAACTCAAAAACATGGGCACATATTGGCATTGTTTAGACTTCCTGGTTCAGTCTATCCTCGTTTTACCTAATGCAATACATACATTCAATCAAAGTCTTTACAAATTGAATGCTTCTGTGCAAGTGTCTGCATTGCAAGATTTTATTCTTCGTTATCCAGAAATACCAGCCAATAAATCACAGATGCAAGTTAGAAAATTGCTGTTACATACAGGAATTGTGACTAATAGAAAACACTCCAGCCAGAGGTTACTGTAATATTGTAAGTTATGATGTCATTAAAGTCACACTGCCTTCTCATTAATTTGTCATGAAGATGAAAATGCCAGGAATTATAGGATCATTATCAAAATTTAGCAGAAAGAGTATTTTACCTTCTCAGAATTTGtgcttttgatttaaaaaaaagtgaagtccAGCAATATTTATTGATATGGTCAAGAGTGGAATGGACCACCTCTACTGTTAACTTGTTCCATTTGCAAGGCCTTTTAATTCTACCTCTCTGCTCTGTTGGAGCAAAAAGCAGTCTGAGTGATTCTCTAGTAAAGTCAAAGTGAAGTTCGTTTGACCTCTCTGTCTCTGTCTAGACTTTAACTGATGGATTGAAAGAACTTGGCTATGAAAGTAAGCCTTTCACAGGTTAGTCAAAAAAACTTCCTACTGCAGTATGGCTCTA
This window harbors:
- the ZEB1 gene encoding zinc finger E-box-binding homeobox 1 isoform X2, whose amino-acid sequence is MCSYTFAYRTQLDRHMTSHKSGKDQRHVTQSGGNRKFKCTECGKAFKYKHHLKEHLRIHSGEKPYECPNCKKRFSHSGSYSSHISSKKCIGVIPVNGRARSGLKTPQCSSPSLSASPGSPVRPPIRQKIENKPLQEQLPVNQIKTEPVDYEIKPIVVASGINCSAPLPNGVFSSGNPLQATSSPQGVVQAVVLPTMGLVSPISINLSDIQNVLKVAVDGNVIRQVLENNHANLASKEQGTITSATIQQASHSVISAISLPLVDQDGTTKIIINYSLEQPNQLPVVPQNLKKEVPAEVCKTEKLPEDLTIKTEKDTKFTEESTCMLSEDQPTDSNALQEPKHYDLKSSTPLPENSKAETIKSESSLVETTDGNLTPSQPPLKNLLSLLKAYYALNAQPSAEELSKIADSVNLPLDVVKKWFEKMQSGEISLTSSRSSSPKADLDGILPEKNTELQEDSNVQNDENDLQTPPKDGPSQPLAANGSESGTTAPSPLNLSSVKNSDGATKSDEVQGDQEQQMEPLDLSLPKQLGNGLERPSITSVYQSSVYSVQEEPLNLSCVKKEPMQVDSVPKSEPALILNPSANPINIAIPTVTAQLPTIVAITDQNSVPCLRALAANKRTILIPQVTYTYATTSAATVSEPQQKSIQANGNQDERQDTSSEGVSNVEDQNDSDSTPPKKKLKKTENGLYACDLCDKIFQKSSSLLRHKYEHTGKRPHECGICTKAFKHKHHLIEHMRLHSGEKPYQCDKCGKRFSHSGSYSQHMNHRYSYCKKEAEERDGTEQEEALQDTLSNEHVDSQASPSQIDSDERESLTREDDSEKEEEDEKDTDDGQEEKESVEMHDLEETELEVEAGPLEGTSKDEECVDKSQTPEPEVTENHVSENDTAQP
- the ZEB1 gene encoding zinc finger E-box-binding homeobox 1 isoform X3 codes for the protein MADGPRCKRRKQANPRRNNVTSYNNVLEANSDSDDEDKLHIVEEESVTDAADGEGSVPEDDLPTDQTVLAEGSESVKQSCWDDEDGTDANEILGPDADDLGCTVNDEECDSDVENEQNHDPNVEEFLQQSDTAVIYPEAPEDDQRQGTPEASGHDENGTPDAFSQLLTCPYCDRGYKRYTSLKEHIKYRHEKNEDNFSCSMCSYTFAYRTQLDRHMTSHKSGKDQRHVTQSGGNRKFKCTECGKAFKYKHHLKEHLRIHSGEKPYECPNCKKRFSHSGSYSSHISSKKCIGVIPVNGRARSGLKTPQCSSPSLSASPGSPVRPPIRQKIENKPLQEQLPVNQIKTEPVDYEIKPIVVASGINCSAPLPNGVFSSGNPLQATSSPQGVVQAVVLPTMGLVSPISINLSDIQNVLKVAVDGNVIRQVLENNHANLASKEQGTITSATIQQASHSVISAISLPLVDQDGTTKIIINYSLEQPNQLPVVPQNLKKEVPAEVCKTEKLPEDLTIKTEKDTKFTEESTCMLSEDQPTDSNALQEPKHYDLKSSTPLPENSKAETIKSESSLVETTDGNLTPSQPPLKNLLSLLKAYYALNAQPSAEELSKIADSVNLPLDVVKKWFEKMQSGEISLTSSRSSSPKADLDGILPEKNTELQEDSNVQNDENDLQTPPKDGPSQPLAANGSESGTTAPSPLNLSSVKNSDGATKSDEVQGDQEQQMEPLDLSLPKQLGNGLERPSITSVYQSSVYSVQEEPLNLSCVKKEPMQVDSVPKSEPALILNPSANPINIAIPTVTAQLPTIVAITDQNSVPCLRALAANKRTILIPQVTYTYATTSAATVSEPQQKSIQANGNQDERQDTSSEGVSNVEDQNDSDSTPPKKKLKKTENGLYACDLCDKIFQKSSSLLRHKYEHTGKRPHECGICTKAFKHKHHLIEHMRLHSGEKPYQCDKCGKRFSHSGSYSQHMNHRYSYCKKEAEERDGTEQEEALQDTLSNEHVDSQASPSQIDSDERESLTREDDSEKEEEDEKDTDDGQEEKESVEMHDLEETELEVEAGPLEGTSKDEECVDKSQTPEPEVTENHVSENDTAQP